One genomic region from Anopheles bellator chromosome 2, idAnoBellAS_SP24_06.2, whole genome shotgun sequence encodes:
- the LOC131211132 gene encoding serine/threonine-protein phosphatase 2A 56 kDa regulatory subunit epsilon isoform, translating to MSAGTFVDRIDPFAKRSLKKKSKKSQGSSRYRNSQDVELQQLPSLKVDCSSLEQEELFIRKLRQCCVSFDFMDPLSDLKGKEIKRAALNDLSAYITHGRGVLTENVYPEIIKMISVNLFRTLPPSENPDFDPEEDDPTLEASWPHLQLVYEVFLRFLESADFQATFGKKVIDQKFVLQLLELFDSEDPRERDFLKTVLHRIYGKFLGLRAFIRKQINNIFLRFIYETEHFNGVGELLEILGSIINGFALPLKAEHKQFLVKVLLPLHKVKVLSLYHAQLAYCVVQFLEKDASLTEPVVRGLLKFWPKTCSQKEVMFLGEIEEILDVIEPPQFVKIQEPLFRQIAKCVSSPHFQVAERALYFWNNEYAMSLIEDNNAVIMPIMFPALYRISKEHWNQTIVALVYNVLKTFMEMNSKLFDELTASYKAERQKEKRREREREELWKRLNELEISSRAPNKDQNQLANQSAGGLIQDNTPLVGGTGNVQLNPNQLTSPTVTSTSSSSSPSSANSTGNNNNNSSAGGISSQPPGSAGGTGSANALSGTSQQHNSSAVEAGAK from the exons ATGTCGGCTGGGACCTTCGTAGATCGAATCGATCCGTTTGCCAAACGCTCGCTcaagaagaaaagcaaaaaatctcAGGGCTCATCACGCTACAGGAATTCACAAGATGTCGAACTGCAACAGTTGCCATCACTCAAAG TGGATTGTTCCAGCTTAGAGCAAGAGGAGTTGTTTATCCGCAAGCTGCGACAATGTTGCGTGTCTTTCGATTTTATGGATCCCTTGTCGGATCTGAAGGGGAAAGAAATCAAGCGGGCCGCCCTAAACGATCTGTCAGCGTATATCACACATGGCCGTGGCGTACTGACGGAGAATGTCTATCCGGAGATTATCAAAATG ATATCGGTTAATTTGTTTAGAACCCTGCCGCCTAGCGAAAACCCTGACTTCGATCCTGAAGAGGATGATCCCACCTTAGAAGCTTCTTGGCCCCATCTGCAGCTGGTGTATgaagtttttcttcggtttcttgAATCAGCCGACTTCCAGGCAACATTCGGAAAGAAAGTCATTGACCAGAAATTTGTACTACAG CTTTTGGAACTGTTTGATTCCGAAGACCCGAGGGAACGCGACTTTCTGAAAACCGTGTTGCATCGTATCTATGGGAAATTCTTAGGATTACGTGCTTTTATTCGTAAGCAAATTAATAATATATTCCTACGTTTTATATACGAAACGGAGCACTTCAACGGTGTCGGCGAGCTCTTGGAGATTTTGGGAAG TATAATCAACGGTTTTGCTCTACCGTTGAAGGCAGAACATAAACAGTTTTTGGTGAAGGTTCTGTTGCCATTACACAAGGTAAAAGTGCTGTCCCTATACCATGCGCAACTCGCTTATTGCGTGGTGCAGTTCCTCGAGAAGGACGCCTCCCTGACCGAACCAGTAGTGCGGGGTTTATTGAAATTCTGGCCAAAGACATGCTCGCAGAAGGAGGTGATGTTTCTAGGGGAGATCGAAGAGATACTGGACGTGATTGAGCCGCCACAGTTTGTCAAAATACAGGAGCCGCTGTTCCGACAAATCGCCAAGTGCGTTTCCAGTCCCCACTTCCAG GTGGCCGAGCGAGCACTCTACTTCTGGAACAATGAATATGCAATGTCGCTGATCGAGGACAACAATGCCGTTATAATGCCAATTATGTTCCCAGCGCTCTACCGGATCAGCAAGGAGCACTGGAACCAGACGATTGTTGCATTGGTCTACAACGTTCTGAAAACTTTTATGGAAATGAATTCGAAGTTGTTCGACGAACTAACAGCAAGCTATAAGGCGGAGCGGCAGAA AGAAAAGCGACGGGAACGAGAGCGCGAAGAGCTGTGGAAGCGTCTGAATGAGCTCGAGATATCGTCCCGTGCGCCAAATAAGGATCAAAATCAGCTCGCCAATCAGTCGGCGGGAGGGCTAATACAGGACAACACGCCGCTGGTTGGTGGCACCGGCAATGTGCAGCTAAATCCCAACCAGCTAACATCACCGACCGTtacatcaacatcatcatcctcgtcgCCCTCGTCGGCAAATTCGACtggcaataacaataacaatagtAGCGCAGGCGGCATCAGCTCTCAGCCTCCGGGGTCCGCTGGTGGTACCGGTTCCGCCAATGCACTCTCCGGCACCTCCCAGCAGCATAACTCGTCTGCGGTCGAGGCGGGGGCCAAGTGA
- the LOC131210138 gene encoding solute carrier family 25 member 45 produces the protein MNPILCDFIAGSFGGACGLLVGHPMDTVKAWQQNSNYGMGSAMYNIIIRNNGLRGFYRGMYFPLISNGALNSIVFAVYGSQLRYLQKHTRSDRLRKAYWRKHVFIAGSVAGLAQVFLACPIEVVKVRLQTLSFIGHPWACLKDIFRREGMSGIYRGITPMMFRDVLPYGVYMYVYEYMLEIEQRLHRLSKDRAAGATIGGALQASLIATAGAVAGVASWMFIVPFDVVKTVMQAETDPTVHKSMMHCFRSLIKKHGWRSLFRGSWMIIARAAPVNSATFLAYEYCLEKCQHVFNAAS, from the exons ATGAATCCGATTCTGTGCGATTTTATAGCCGGTTCCTTCGGTG GAGCCTGCGGACTGTTGGTCGGTCACCCGATGGACACGGTGAAAGCGTGGCAACAGAATTCAAACTACGGCATGGGCAGCGCCATGTACAACATCATCATTCGCAATAACGGG CTGAGGGGATTCTACCGCGGGATGTACTTCCCGCTCATCTCGAACGGTGCACTCAACTCGATCGTCTTTGCTGTCTACGGCTCCCAGTTGCGGTACTTACAGAAACA CACCCGTTCGGATCGACTGCGGAAAGCGTACTGGAGAAAGCACGTGTTTATCGCCGGTTCCGTCGCCGGGCTGGCGCAAGTTTTTCTCGCCTGCCCGATCGAGGTGGTCAAGGTGCGGCTGCAGACACTGTCCT TTATCGGGCATCCATGGGCCTGCCTGAAGGACATCTTCCGACGCGAGGGCATGTCGGGCATCTACCGGGGCATCACGCCGATGATGTTCCGCGATGTACTTCCGTACGGCGTGTATATGTACGTGTACGAGTACATGCTCGAGATCGAGCAGCGGCTGCACCGGCTGAGCAAGGATCGTGCGGCCGGGGCAACGATCGGTGGCGCACTTCAGGCGTCACTCATTGCGACGGCTggcgccgtcgccggcgtAGCTTCGTGGATGTTTATCGTGCCGTTCGATGTGGTGAAAACGGTGATGCAGGCGGAAACGGATCCCACCGTACACAAGAGCATGATGCACTGTTTCCGGTCGTTGATCAAG AAACACGGATGGCGTTCACTGTTTCGGGGCAGCTGGATGATCATCGCCCGTGCGGCCCCCGTCAATTCGGCCACCTTCCTCGCGTACGAGTATTGTCTCGAAAAATGTCAACATGTGTTCAACGCGGCGTCGTGA